Genomic window (Capsicum annuum cultivar UCD-10X-F1 chromosome 10, UCD10Xv1.1, whole genome shotgun sequence):
atctatctacatttattatataggaggaaataattctcgcaataatttttttgatcgatcatatgtgggtcaattgattagtcacaaagaaattgtGGTTAAAGCTTTTAATATGCATCATGATGTTGCTGTAAGTGTATCATTAAATATTAACATCTAATTATGTACattcttttattaaagatatatacaatattgattttgagtaattgaagaaagtaaaaagtttGTCCATGTACGATCATTAGCTGTAGCAAGGTAAAGGAATGATGTcggacaaaataaaaaaataataatatattcttacaaagtgtttttttacttgtgttttcttaattttatgatttctttactccctttttgttatattttatattatgaatcATAGTCTCAACCCTAAATTGGATTGTCGagtactaataatatttatattttaatttaatatgatgtATATGTACAACAAATGCTCCtttgtggcttaattttcctttaaatctttttctttgatgagaaaattttttttaattcattaaatttttcattttatgtatagttttattgattaagatGAAACACTTTTAGTgtcaaattatatcttttaaatagatACAACATTTATACAACTCAATtgctttttttaataattttatttctttatatataattatatttatcaatacGAGACACATGTACAAAGCGCGTACACTTAACTAGTTTTGGTTAAAAATCTTTGAGTTAGTtattatttaggctaaaattatgaaatctattaataaacaaattttaaaaaggaaaacaagtattttttttctctttccttccTACTTACCCAATTTCTCTATAATTAtggattataataaaatatttttaatttctaatttatgaattttgaatttataataatattaagggTAGGATTAACCTATGGAAAAATGCCAATAAATATTATAtgctaataatttatttttaatatgtgaaAATTGTATACAATctaatattcatatattattttaaacgaTTAAGTTGAAATGATTTATGTATAAcaaagttatattttaaataattttaaacttCTAGTGTCTCAATTTATAGAATTAGATTCTACATACAAATGGTGTATTCGTATATCTGTTTTTAATGTATGAAAATGGTACATAATATGATATCCATGAATTAGTTTAATAAATTTCATTGAAGCCAGTTTATAAACACATTTcatacttaaaaaatattttttttagttctcaATATGTGGAATTAATATTAAATTTGGTATGGATGAAGTTTTGTATATGTCACATTTGTATGaaatgagttttatgaatgtgATAATTGATAAGAAAAATGTGGTGTAGGTTACATAACCTTTTTAGTGTATGTAATGGATATTGAATGAAAAGCTATTACTGCCcatattgaaaataaactaattgataattatttgatatcaaataatttttcattgcAATAAAAAAGATAATCATTATTAATCATGATTGATATTGATGTTAATTGAGTATGTTAATTTTGCTTTCAAGCCGAAGAAGATGAAGTCAATTCAAATGAAAGTGAGCAATCTTTTTTACCATAATTTACTCCTAGACAGTTGTCTAATATCTcatatgagtattattattatgcatgcactatcatattttttaattttcttattacgTGTTATTTACTTTGCTTCGATTATAGTTAAATGGTGAAAAAAAAGGAGCTATATACCTTATAAGAAATTGTACACAACTATACACCAAATAAACTATAAAATGTAAGTTGATTACTATTGCTCACTGCACACTAACAATATGAACACCCattattgtttcataatgtattttattatattttaatgtatattgTTTTAATGAATACAACATTTAGATTGATTTTATCGTTTTTCATCATTGTATAATGCCATACATCAATAATTTTAAAGGATAAACATACTAGAAAAGTaggatatgaaataaaatatgattattaaCTAATAAGTTAGGTAAAACGAGAAAAAATATATTGCATCAAAACCTCCTAAACTTGTCCCGACGACTTAGTTTAGCACTTACActttatgaataattatttaccccccttaacatctttaaagtgaattaattccAACCCTTAATATATAATACAACTCTCATGAGGGAAAGTGAATCACACTCGCTGACACGTGAGTGCCACCTCAGCGCCACGTCGGAGCCacgtaaataaagtatttttaaaatattatatatatatatataagtaaaatatatataaatatatatatatatatatatatatatatatataaatattatatataaataaatattaaaaataagaactTTAGTAGgcgttttaaaaataaaaaaataaaaaataaaaaaccatgcatttttttcttttccttttttaaaaaatatcatgtcAACATTAgagttgaaattaattcactttaaagatgttaaggggggtaaataattatttgTAAATTTTAAGTGCTAAACTAAGTTATcgggacaagttcaggggggttTTGATGCATTATCTCATAAAGTAACGACGCGATCCCACCAAATCGATTGTTACATAAAATGAGACTTTTTGTCGTTACCTAATGATGAAACTTAACGATAAGATACAATAAAAGTTAAcgaacaatcaaaacaaacatgataTCTAAACTAACAATACAATATCATGGTTAACAACAATCCACACACACTGATAAAATCTTGGACTATTCTTAGTAGCCTCAATTAGCAGTCAAAGAATTGGAACAATTACCCTTGATTCAGTTGCATCTCTTTTCATGTATTATGAACAAttacaaatgaagaaaataaaaggatGGGTCATGATTTGCTAGAGGGAAAGATGATATTATTCAAGAAACCattagtaatttttaatttctaatCAAACTGAATCtctactaattaaaaattaaaacagCACAAAGAATTCCAAGCAACACCAATCTTCCCAAAAGTTCTttgaaaaatatatcaattagAATTCATAATTTGCAAGCTTTAGTCATGGGAGATAACATCGTTATAAGGAACTAAAGAGGATGGTTACTAATAAAGATATTGCTTAAGGATGCCAATAGCTGAAGAATCTGCAAAGAGTTGTGTGAATTCTTCAAGCAAATCTGGATGACCATTGAGAAGTTTAGCAACCTATATATTACAAAAATGAAGATGGTCACAAATTAAAACACGATTATCATCGAGAAGTTTGGCAACTTACATACTGTACTATTTATGCATCCAAATTAAAAATGGGTTATCACCTTATGGTAGACTTCATAGATGCTCTTGTGGACCTCCATGTAAATCTTCAAATTGTCAAAGAAGGATTTGAACAAATGATCATCgttttgaaaatatttctgcACGAAGTGATAACCTCAACAATTAAAACTCTTACCTTTCATATGTGCATTTCATAtcgaataaaattataataatgattatataatTCTTGAAAACTTCATTGTCTAgcctttttaattaattaaagaacCTCATTATTTTATAGTACTGACTGTTATGAAATATACGTACAATGCATGTCGATAAtaacaagtaaaaaagaaaaaaaagataattattatCGAAATTAATAATCAGAAGACAAGAAAATAACCTTCAGTTTCTTCACAAAGATGATAGCTTCTTCAAACTTAATTCTCTGTGGAGgaaccttattttcttcttttatttgatAAGTTGAAGGAGCCTCAGTTTTACACCTATCTTTGTCTTTCACTTCTTCCTTTACTAACTTGGAATTGGTATTCCCTTCATTCCCCTTAGTCGTTTCACTTGCAAGAAATTCAATTGCAAAAGCATTAATCGATCAATATggaatcacatatatacatatgtagcacaacaaattttctatcatgaaattaatttcaagacTTACCAACTTATTCATGATGCTCTATGAATGTATTGAATTCCTCTATAAGATCAGGATGTTTTTCAAGTGTATCAGCAATCTGAAATGAGTATCATTCTTGCTTTCAAATTGATGAtgctaaaaaaaaatcaagacttGTTCATCATTTCAAAGACATTAGTACCATAAAATACAATAAGAACAAGATCTTTTTTGTGGTCAAAAGAGAGGATATGTTTAGCAAAAAATGAATCTAATACTGAATACAGAGAAGCCAAGCAAACCACAGATAGcgaaattattaataaaaattaatgttGTATTGGAATAACAAAGCTTGATTAATTGCATGATAGACGTACCAAATTTTGTAACTTGTTTCTTGTAATTCTTTCTGTACTATAAATATGGAGTCATTTTAAGAATGCCTGATAATCAGTTAGACTTTGTAGtctttttttttgccttttcacAGAAAGTGAACTCTTTAAGATATGTATCTGACAAGATCAAGCAAATCTTATTAAAAAGAATACTTACCAAACTCAGCAACACTGTGCTAAAAACAAATGCATACGAACAAATTTACCAAAACTGAAGTGAAACAACCAGAAAGAAACTATGAGACATCTGTAAGCATTTTCTAGCAAAGAATAGTTTAACATTCAACCTTTCTGATTGATAATAACGACATGATCCAACGAATTGGCAGTAGTTGAATATGGCAAGAATCTAATGAACTCATCTAGCAATCTGGATGGTCATTAAGAAGATTGGAAACCtacacatacaaaaaaataatagtaacaaGAAAATATGATGAAGTTCCTCTATAATATCTATGTATCCAAATTACAAATATTATCACCTCATTGTAAATCTCTTTAACGTCCTTTCCCTCATTTCCATACAAGAGAATCATATCTAGGAACGATTTGTACTCATAATCATTCCCTAAATGTTTCTGCAAGAAGTTATAAGCAAGAAAGTTAAAGAGTAAAGTTTTTTACTGAAGCAAAAGATAGGCTTTTATTATTAAACCGTAAGGTAATAGAAAtgtcactttttattttattcataaaacTGATTGCTTGTTCACTAGCACCTGCGCAATTATTGCCAGTTCTGCGGCTGCCACCTCCTCTTCTGCCCAAACTACTTTTGCAAACTTCTGATTGATCATAGCTAattcatttgagaaaaataagaaaatacatgaGAATCATAGTCATATGTAGCCACTCAAATACATTGCTTCAAAATAAAGGGAGTAGTGTAACCATGAATAAAGTGGGTGAAATTATGGAAGATCAGAGCTCAAATTCTAATAGTGTTAAGTCACACTTACATTCATTTTGCTTGTAAGTTTTTGAAAGTTTATTCAAAATTGATAAATTCCTTGAAACGATTGATATAATCAAATAAATAGTGGTTCTATTAcaatgttataattttttttttctaaaattgaatTAACAGACAAACAAAAAGCAATAAGACACACTCATACAAACGCAACATGGGCAAAGACTATCTTTATCTTCGTTTGTGCCTGATAATTCTTAGtggtagaaaataaaaataaaaataataagacgtATGCTAATTTGTTAGATATGACAGAAAATGAAAAATAGCACAAAGTCATGTacataaaaaatcataaagtCATACACACCACACAACATATAACAtctaaaaatcattaatttaccaataattcaacaaattcaaggaaaaaaaaatcaaaacaagtcATGTACATACAAATTACCAAAGATAGAAAAATAAACAGAAAGCAAAGAGCTTACGATTCTCCATGAAAAGAATCAAATAATTGCTTATCATTTGACTCATCTCTCAATCGCTTCATGCTGCAAAAATAGAAAAGCAAATTCCGCAACAAGTTTTACAATGGACAAGTCAAAGGAATAACAATTAAACATACCCCGTTCTCTAAAAGAACTCACCTCTTAACGTCttctgaaaaagaaaatgagaaattttTAACAGATCTATcgacaaaaaattaaatcaatagttTAGATAATAAAAATCTTCTTTGAATTCATTTATCTCTACTTTTTCCCTTTTCTCTTTCCCTTCTCTTGGACTTGGAAGAACTATAACACACATACAAAAGTttgagaaataaataattaaaaggtAAATAGGTGAAGTGAAAAAatgaattgagaaaaaaaaatattactgtTGTATCTTATgctttgtataaaatatgtattttcaatatcagactatgcatatatacataatctcaaaaaaaaattgatcgcTATGTAAAAAAGGTATAATATTGAAATAGGCTAAATTTTAATGACAGATGCatattttgaaattcattaatgagtccaaatttttaaaattcataggTACTACTTACACAATACAAACAAATGTGTTTGaataattaatatacatatatttgatttatgcAAAGAAATTGTCactataaatttattatatatgtttatcacaaaatatattaattaaaaaaaattactcaaaatgccccatttatacaataattgaatatttttttatttataccaaacATAAGTTCTTTTATATATTTGCAAATTTGAGATAACTGGAATCATGTTGATTGAACACTAAGATGTCgttgaatatttaaaatttttaaaactatacTTATCAGttttcataataaataattagactATTTTAGATCATACTATATTACTCTAGGTTACATTTGATTACATTATACTTATCACTTTTCATAATAAATACTTAGACTATTTTAGATCATACTATATTACTCCAGGTTACGTTTGATTACATTTATAAGATTTATTAATAGATAAAATTACTTATAACCACACCTTAAGTTTTTATTACTACCTAAAATCTCATTCaactaaactaattacaaaaattcctttTTACTCAAAATAGTTGCCTCTTTTATGatacatctaaaaatactcaccCACATCCCTTCATTGTGCCGCAAACCAAGcccaaaaattagaaaatatatccCACGATTTTTTCAACTCACCCATTTTGAATTTCCACCATATTCtcatcttcatcttctacttcaacATTCAAGTTACAACTTacattaattttcttttgaattttcacCATGTTCTCATCTACTACTCAATTAGATCTAACAACTCCATCTTTTcaccattttcttttttaatttccacCATTTCGTTATGATATGAAGACATTGATTTTcgtgaaaataaattgaaatattaaaactTTCTCGACAAAATAGCTATGATATTTAAGCAAAACTTTTGATTGTTTTacaatttctataaattaattttcgTCCATCTATTAGATTACTATGCATCAAAAGATATTTTACTCTTCAACAATGTATCATATGAGCTAATTGTAGTTTTATATCTTAATGTAAATTATATAATGTAtcagatattttcaaaaataagtcAAGTATAATGCAAACTTAATTACAGTGATGTATCtcaaccaaaataatttaatgtatCAGAAACTTAAATTAACAATACAATAGTAAATATAATATTGTTGTATTTGCATATAAAGTAACGTATCATAAGATATTTAGCTTTTAATATAATGTATCAGATAATTTTTACACATATAaagtattaagaaaaaaatataataatgtattAGTAACCACAAATAAATGTAATGTGTCATGAATTGTAGTATATCATGAACTCAATGTTATTAAATGAGATATTTGTTATCATAATACCATATATCATTAGTTTTTACATAATAGgaaaatttatgatatttgttatcATAAGTTATTAAAAGACGTATATTAGGTAATTTAAACAACAATTTCTTTAATTAAGCGCATTAATTGCTCAACTGTAAGCTTAATTACCATTTCTTTTCGTTTTTAACTataattaaagatttattaatgTATCATAAACTAATGTATCATGACGTTAACTAATGTATCATATCTgagattttatataattattataaaagtacGGAGAGAGAATAATTAGGTAGTAAAGTattgagatttatgttgtttacacttaaTAATATTCCAAAAAAGAGCATTTGATATTTTGTTAACATTTTTGGTTAAGTTATTAATATACAGTCAACGTAATTCATCTCCAAATGGAAAAGAAATATGTGGTATGATCTTTTTTCACCAACATTACGTATCTGTGTACGTTTGCATTATATGCTACAAAATATTAAAATCGTTAAGCATCATATTCTAAAATTATGCTCATCATTATAAAATTATCATATATAGAACCTGTACCCTAAAATACGATGGTTATGTTAATGTTGTAATAAATTGTGATAAGACACAAGTATCTTCTAAACTATACACGACGTTACTATGACACATAAATTTTATGAGGATTTTATTATCCTCCTAaactcattcttttttttttatatatttgtccTTCTTTTTGCTGACGTAATTGCCTACCAATAGAgtatttttatgcttttcttGTGTTGACTTGGCAACCATGtcaacataaaaatacataaaaaatgaatTGGGGAGAGGGGGAGATAAGAACCCTGTATAGTTTAGCTGTCACACGTTTCAGATCTCTTCTCATCAATATCTATGTATTCGTATTAGTTTATGTAACAAAACACTAAGACTATGTTGTAAATTTAGATTTTGAAACTATTCTCCTCATTGTAAAATTATTGCATACAATTCAGTTTTTCATCGTTAAAGAAAAATTACTTGTAAAAGAACATACATTAAATTGAGGAGTTTTTTGTTGAACATTGGTTCTTTTctttcatatatataaaattcatttttttgtCCATTTGAAATCTCAAGAtgtaatgaaattatatcaacaAGATTATAATCTAAATTATACTTTACAATTCTTCtgattgaaaattaaattatgcTAGGTTATGTTGCATAACTCTAGGTTATATtaatgacaacaacaataacataccaagTAAAAGTCCCACAAGTGAGATCTGGAAAGGGCAGAGCGTATGTAGTCCTCATCACTACTTGTGGAGCAAGAGCCTATTTTCAAAAGACTCTTAGTTTAAGTTCAACAATTTTAAgtacaaagaagaaggaaatgGAGAAGCAATTTGAAGTTTGcaagaaagaaacaagaataaCAATAAAATAGTAGAACAATCAAAGGACAACAATCAACTATTTTTATGATAGATATCACAAGCAAGAACTACAATAATACGGTTAGTACAACGATAAGCACCAACAAGTTTAGACCCTAGAAAAGCAAGAGAACGCTCCTATCCTACTAACCTTCTTTCCTAATACCCGTTCTCCATACCGTTCTATTTAAGGCCATTAGATTTTAATAATGAATTATGAGAATTCCACAAAGTGCAATTAGTtcttttgtaatattttgagttaagtaataaatttgtaattaataatttacctcaaatagaaaaaaaaattatgtgattAATAATTTACATCAATTTTTGCGACGTCTTagattatattggattatatataCTAATTACTCTAGAATTATAAACTAAATGACTTTATGAAGTCTATTTAAAAAGTTTTCACCAAATGAAATTGAACTTTTTGGTTAAGTGATAAGTTTGAAGCCACCGCAATCCACTTCAAATGACGTGAAGGTTATGCGGTCACATTTTTCACTACATTTTATGTGATCTAAAGTCTAATGGTCCTTATATTACTCAAGTGAGTGGATATGTCAAATGAGTGAATCCCGCTGAATTTAggtgaattaaaataaattaaattaatagataaaaaaattattgatatctgatcattttttaatatcaaataacaaaaatattttttggaaataATTTGGCTAGATCTCTCGTGGGTTAATTTGGGCTATATAATTGCCTATTTTTTTCACGACGTGTGTTGAAATGGATCAAGTTAATAAATGAACATATTATCCCAAACATCGTTGGATTGGATAAGTTATATTCTTATAGCCTATTTTACACCACTATGATGAGATTTGATAATACTAGGATCCTTAACATATGcacaaataatacaaaacataataTATCTCTAATGATTTATTAACCAAAaacaaaagatgaagaaaaaactaaaatacctCACAAATGGTCAAAGTTTAGTATCTAGCAACCAATGTAGGGCTCGATAAAAACACTGATTTattaaccaaaaacaaaaaatgaagaaaaaactaaaatacctCACAAATGGTCAAAGTTTAGTATCTAGCAACCAATGTAGGGCTCGATAAAAACAAATGATGAATAATTAGATACAACAATTcaagttttcaataaaataatttgaaatatatattttttaattaaatatacatGCAACGTTGTAAATTTGAACAAAATGGCACGAGAGAAGTGCTACCTTTCAATTCACGGATGTTCTATCGTCGTCCAAATTAGACAACAGATTAGTAGTAACTGAATCATCTGGCAAGAAGAATCTAGTGAACTCCTTTAGCAAATCTGGATAGTCATTGAAAAGTGTGGTAATCTACAGGAATAAGGAAACAGTAATAATAAACAAGAACATTAAGATCGTCTATAATATATAGGTATcagattataaatattttatcaccTTATGGTACAATTTTTTTGACGTCATTGCACTCCTTCCCATACTTGCGCATAATATCTAGGAAGGATGTGTACTCATGGTCATTTCCTAGACGCTCCTGTAAAAAGTTATATGAGAGTAGGTCAGGGCTAAAGGTTTTTAAAGAAGAACAAGTCATACTTCTTATTATTAAAATTGTAAGATAATAGAAATGTAACCTTTATTTTTCCCACAAAACTTAATGCTTGTTCATAGTAGTTCGCTTTCTTCTCATCTTCATTGAGGATTAAAATTTCATAACCCTCGGGCAAGAAAGGATTTAATCCACGAAGTAAGTTGGGATGCCCTTTAAACAATTCTTTCAGTATTGATATGACACCAGTAGTATCAATTCTGTGAGGAATATTTAAAGACTTAGTCCCACATAAATTACCAAATTATGATAGAAATTAATAACAATAAGCAAATTATAGTTGCAAACCTTCTATTCTTAAAATTTATCATAATCTGAAGAAACGTAATATACTTCTCTCTTTGATCTGGAAACGTGTCCTTAACTTGCTTCAGATAGAAAATGCATCATCAATAGTCAACTTCGACTTACTAGGGGGTTTGGAccataggtgacaaaagagttctCATCccagagaactcaaagaactgaagttgATCTGCTGAAAGTCCATACGAAAAACAAGAGAACAAACTCATAAGGCGTTGTCTGGGCTCACAATAGAGATAACCAAGGAATCCAATCCATGTCAAAGCTACAACCagtccaaataaaaatcaaactgagatcttaaaatccaaggtgcaact
Coding sequences:
- the LOC107844162 gene encoding paired amphipathic helix protein Sin3-like 4, whose translation is MEWRFKTLTWIGFLGYLYCEPRQRLMSLFSCFSYGLSADQLQFFEFSGMRTLLSPMQVKDTFPDQREKYITFLQIMINFKNRRIDTTGVISILKELFKGHPNLLRGLNPFLPEGYEILILNEDEKKANYYEQALSFVGKIKERLGNDHEYTSFLDIMRKYGKECNDVKKIITTLFNDYPDLLKEFTRFFLPDDSVTTNLLSNLDDDRTSKTLRAMINQKFAKVVWAEEEVAAAELAIIAQKHLGNDYEYKSFLDMILLYGNEGKDVKEIYNEGNEGNTNSKLVKEEVKDKDRCKTEAPSTYQIKEENKVPPQRIKFEEAIIFVKKLKKYFQNDDHLFKSFFDNLKIYMEVHKSIYEVYHKVAKLLNGHPDLLEEFTQLFADSSAIGILKQYLY